The following proteins are co-located in the Ailuropoda melanoleuca isolate Jingjing chromosome 13, ASM200744v2, whole genome shotgun sequence genome:
- the SMARCD2 gene encoding SWI/SNF-related matrix-associated actin-dependent regulator of chromatin subfamily D member 2: protein MSGRGAGGFPLPPLSPGGGAVAAALGAPPPPAGPGMLPGPALRGPGPAGGVGGPGAAAFRPMGPAGPAAQYQRPGMSPGSRMPMAGLQVGPPAGSPFGTAAPLRPGMPPTMMDPFRKRLLVPQAQPPMPAQRRGLKRRKMADKVLPQRIRELVPESQAYMDLLAFERKLDQTIARKRMEIQEAIKKPLTQKRKLRIYISNTFSPSKAEGDTAGTAGPPGGTPAGDKVASWELRVEGKLLDDPSKQKRKFSSFFKSLVIELDKELYGPDNHLVEWHRMPTTQETDGFQVKRPGDLNVKCTLLLMLDHQPPQYKLDPRLARLLGVHTQTRAAIMQALWLYIKHNQLQDGHEREYINCNRYFRQIFSCGRLRFSEIPMKLAGLLQHPDPIVINHVISVDPNDQKKTACYDIDVEVDDPLKAQMSNFLASTTNQQEIASLDVKIHETIESINQLKTQRDFMLSFSTDPQDFIQEWLRSQRRDLKIITDVIGNPEEERRAAFYHQPWAQEAVGRHIFAKVQQRRQELEQVLGIRLT from the exons ATGTCGGGCCGTGGCGCGGGCGGGTTCCCGCTGCCTCCGCTGAGTCCTGGTGGCGGCGCCGTTGCCGCGGCCCTGGGAGCGCCGCCTCCGCCAGCGGGACCCGGCATGCTGCCCGGACCGGCGCTCAGGGGGCCAGGGCCGGCTGGAGGCGTGGGGGGTCCCGGGGCCGCCGCCTTCCGCCCCATGGGCCCCGCGGGCCCCGCGGCGCAGTACCAG CGGCCTGGTATGTCACCAGGGAGCCGGATGCCCATGGCTGGCTTGCAGGTGGGACCCCCTGCTGGCTCCCCGTTTGGCACAGCTGCTCCTCTTCGACCTGGCATGCCACCCACCATGATGGACCCATTCCGCAAACGCCTGCTtgtgccccaggcccagcccccaaTGCCTGCCCAGCGCCGGGG GTTAaagaggaggaagatggcagaTAAAGTTCTACCTCAGCGA atTCGGGAGCTTGTCCCAGAGTCTCAGGCGTACATGGATCTCTTGGCTTTTGAGCGGAAGCTGGACCAGACCATTGCCCGAAAGCGGATGGAGATCCAAGAGGCCATCAAAAAGCCTCTGACG caAAAACGAAAGCTGCGAATCTATATTTCCAATACGTTCAGTCCCAGCAAGGCAGAAGGCGATACTGCGGGGACTGCAGGGCCCCCTGGGGGAACCCCTGCAGGGGACAAGGTGGCTTCCTGGGAACTCCGAGTGGAGGGAAAACTGCTGGATGAT CCTAGCAAACAGAAGAGGaagttttcttcattcttcaagaGCCTTGTTATTGAGCTGGACAAGGAACTGTACGGGCCTGACAACCACCTGGTGGAG TGGCACCGAATGCCCACCACCCAGGAGACTGATGGCTTCCAGGTGAAACGGCCCGGAGACCTCAACGTCAAGTGCACGCTTCTGCTCATGCTGGATCATCAG CCTCCCCAGTACAAACTGGACCCCCGACTGGCAAGGCTGCTGGGGGTGCACACACAGACTAGGGCAGCCATCATGCAGGCCCTGTGGCTTTATATCAAACACAACCAGCTGCAGGACGGGCACGAGCGCGAGTACATCAACTGCAACCGGTACTTCCGCCAG ATCTTCAGTTGTGGCCGACTTCGTTTCTCCGAGATTCCCATGAAGCTGGCTGGGTTGCTGCAGCATCCAGACCCCATTGTCATCAACCATGTCATTAG TGTAGACCCAAACGACCAGAAGAAGACAGCATGTTATGACATTGATGTGGAGGTAGACGACCCACTCAAGGCCCAGATGAGCAATTTTCTGGCCTCTACGACCAATCAGCAGGAGATTGCCTCCCTTGATGTCAAG ATCCACGAGACCATTGAGTCCATCAATCAGCTGAAGACTCAGAGGGATTTCATGCTCAGCTTTAGCACTGACCCTCAGGACTTCATCCAGGAATGGCTCCGTTCCCAGCGCCGAGACCTCAAG ATCATCACCGATGTGATTGGGAATCCTGAGGAGGAGAGACGAGCTGCTTTCTACCACCAGCCCTGGGCCCAGGAAGCAGTCGGGAGGCACATTTTTGCCAAG gtgCAGCAGCGAAGGCAAGAACTGGAACAGGTGCTGGGAATCCGCTTGACCTAA